In one Acidimicrobiia bacterium genomic region, the following are encoded:
- a CDS encoding ABC transporter permease, which translates to MGATPPALRALEYWIYQYRRMWRGSVISGFISPLLYLAAMGVGLGSLVNHHHSSRNSLGGVSYIAFLAPGMLAAIAMQIGAQESTYPVLGGIKWVKNYFAMLATPLRVVDVLVGQLLWIAMRITLTVTLFLVTMELFGAGHHWTVLLAVPSAVLTGMAFAVPICAYAATREGDAAFAALFRFVVMPMFLFSGTFFPVTQLPKGLRVVAYITPLWHGVDLCRALALGDAGVVRSLGHVAYLLVFVVAGALWARHTFTRRLAT; encoded by the coding sequence ATGGGCGCGACACCGCCCGCGCTGCGCGCGCTCGAGTACTGGATCTACCAGTACCGGCGGATGTGGCGCGGCAGCGTGATCTCCGGATTCATCAGCCCGCTGCTGTACCTCGCGGCGATGGGCGTGGGGCTCGGGTCGCTCGTGAACCATCATCACTCGAGTCGCAACTCGCTCGGTGGCGTGAGCTACATCGCGTTCCTCGCGCCCGGAATGCTCGCCGCGATCGCGATGCAGATCGGCGCGCAGGAGTCGACCTATCCCGTACTCGGCGGCATCAAGTGGGTGAAGAACTACTTCGCGATGCTCGCGACGCCGTTGCGCGTCGTCGACGTGCTCGTCGGGCAGCTGCTGTGGATCGCGATGCGCATCACGCTCACGGTCACGCTCTTCCTCGTCACGATGGAGCTCTTCGGCGCCGGTCATCACTGGACGGTGTTGCTGGCGGTTCCCTCGGCGGTGCTCACCGGGATGGCGTTCGCGGTGCCGATCTGCGCGTACGCGGCGACGCGTGAAGGCGACGCCGCGTTCGCCGCGCTGTTCCGGTTCGTGGTCATGCCGATGTTCCTGTTCTCGGGCACGTTCTTCCCGGTGACGCAGCTCCCGAAGGGCCTGCGCGTGGTCGCGTACATCACGCCGCTGTGGCACGGCGTCGATCTGTGTCGTGCGCTCGCGCTCGGCGACGCCGGAGTCGTGCGCTCGCTCGGCCACGTCGCGTATCTGCTGGTGTTCGTCGTCGCCGGCGCGCTGTGGGCCCGGCACACGTTCACGCGACGGTTGGCGACATGA
- a CDS encoding serine hydrolase, which yields MTLTDAVRSTVDGLPGVFGVYARNLATGETVELDADRVMPAESTAKTGALILYSRLVDAGTLDPSTRVELSDSDKYIGTGVLRFLASGLQPTLDDLAWLMIIVSDNSATAMLMPRLGTLDDFAAAMQALGCPTLRINEIEMGDALAGTPFSVSSPRDLAELYAHLDERCRTILYRQQHLVGLPRRLPHMAYAADVAITMPVRVYNKTGTGMGRFVDSGRFETDTASWVVAAMADGQTDFASRPEDAAPNAFARIGELLYEAWGGFEG from the coding sequence ATGACCCTGACCGACGCGGTGCGGTCGACGGTCGACGGCTTGCCGGGTGTGTTCGGCGTGTACGCGCGGAACCTCGCGACCGGCGAGACCGTCGAGCTCGACGCCGACCGGGTCATGCCCGCAGAGAGCACGGCCAAGACCGGCGCGCTGATCCTCTACTCGCGGCTCGTCGACGCCGGCACGCTCGACCCCTCGACACGTGTCGAGCTCAGCGACTCCGACAAGTACATCGGTACCGGCGTGCTCCGATTCCTGGCGAGCGGGCTGCAGCCGACGCTCGACGACCTCGCGTGGTTGATGATCATCGTCTCCGACAACTCCGCGACCGCGATGTTGATGCCGCGGCTCGGGACGCTCGACGACTTCGCCGCCGCGATGCAGGCGCTCGGATGCCCGACGCTTCGCATCAACGAGATCGAGATGGGCGACGCGCTCGCGGGCACGCCGTTCTCGGTGAGCTCACCGCGCGATCTCGCGGAGCTGTACGCGCACCTCGACGAGCGGTGCCGCACGATCCTCTATCGCCAGCAGCACCTCGTCGGCCTGCCGCGGCGACTCCCGCACATGGCGTACGCCGCCGACGTCGCCATCACCATGCCCGTGCGCGTCTACAACAAGACCGGCACCGGCATGGGCCGCTTCGTCGACTCCGGGCGCTTCGAGACCGACACCGCTTCGTGGGTCGTCGCGGCCATGGCCGACGGGCAGACCGACTTCGCGTCCCGGCCCGAGGACGCCGCGCCGAACGCGTTCGCGCGCATCGGCGAGCTGCTCTACGAGGCGTGGGGCGGGTTCGAGGGGTAG
- a CDS encoding ABC transporter permease codes for MTSTPSTPSTTTLTRITPSVAWRGARARRLVERNVMVYRHSWLIIFSGLFEPIFYLLSIGVGIGRLVGKVPGPGGHLLTYREFVAPALLASASMNGAVYDSTMNVFYKLKYAKIYDAVLSTPMGVDDVARGEITWALIRGFLYAVSFIVVMLALGLVDSAWEILALPASVLIGFGFASIGMATTAYMRSWEDFEFVQLAVLPLFLLSTTFYPLSTYPRWLQIVTECTPLFHGVALLRALNEGAIGPGLLLHALYFVAMGMIGVWVASRRLGHLLLT; via the coding sequence ATGACATCGACCCCGTCGACCCCGTCGACCACGACGCTCACGCGCATCACGCCCAGCGTCGCGTGGCGGGGCGCCCGCGCGCGGCGTCTCGTCGAGCGCAACGTGATGGTGTACCGGCACAGCTGGCTGATCATCTTCTCCGGCCTGTTCGAGCCGATCTTCTACCTGCTGTCGATCGGCGTCGGGATCGGTCGCCTCGTCGGCAAGGTGCCCGGACCGGGCGGTCATCTGCTCACCTATCGCGAGTTCGTCGCGCCGGCGCTGCTCGCGTCGGCATCGATGAACGGCGCGGTCTACGACAGCACGATGAACGTCTTCTACAAGCTGAAGTACGCCAAGATCTACGACGCGGTGCTGTCGACACCGATGGGCGTCGACGACGTCGCGCGCGGCGAGATCACCTGGGCGCTCATCCGCGGATTCCTCTACGCGGTCTCGTTCATCGTCGTGATGCTCGCGCTCGGTCTGGTCGACTCCGCGTGGGAGATCCTCGCGTTGCCCGCGTCGGTGCTCATCGGCTTCGGCTTCGCGTCGATCGGCATGGCCACGACCGCGTACATGCGCAGCTGGGAGGACTTCGAGTTCGTGCAGCTCGCGGTGCTCCCGCTGTTCCTGCTGTCGACGACCTTCTATCCCTTGTCGACCTACCCGCGCTGGTTGCAGATCGTCACCGAGTGCACGCCGCTCTTCCATGGCGTCGCGCTGCTGCGCGCGCTGAACGAAGGTGCGATCGGTCCCGGCCTGCTCCTGCACGCGCTCTACTTCGTCGCGATGGGGATGATCGGCGTCTGGGTCGCGTCACGCCGGCTGGGTCACCTGCTCCTCACCTGA
- a CDS encoding DUF1272 domain-containing protein gives MLEMRSACEHCGAPLPPDATNAAICSFECTFCRDCADGVLAGVCPNCGGELVRRPARANAQ, from the coding sequence ATGCTCGAGATGCGATCGGCCTGCGAGCACTGCGGCGCGCCGCTGCCGCCCGACGCGACGAACGCGGCGATCTGCTCGTTCGAGTGCACGTTCTGCCGCGACTGCGCCGATGGCGTGCTCGCGGGCGTCTGCCCGAACTGCGGCGGTGAGCTCGTCCGGCGGCCGGCGCGCGCGAACGCGCAGTAG
- a CDS encoding glucosaminidase domain-containing protein — translation MLFVALAVCVSGVAAASTTTTTSTTTTTTTTTPGSTVPPATAPAPPTSVAILPPPPPFPPGDDFGRLLLQHRADGTAALAQANVDISMWTGQVATEQDNVRVAQDKRNQAVAHAHAVVRKLVAIKSEIKVLAANAYMLGSSVELTGALSSFASANDIVTLQRNLTLVRSSHDRLHDLVDYEKHEQVRAARGVDDATEGLNEATSKWQAAQGSLAAAQQRQVDATAELAQADRDQQRFFDDATTSASPIMGPTLLTADDLVAYIDSLHLKHQPQLTVPMRTLAGYYISEGKAEGVRGDVAFAQSVLETGAFTFPGHGLLIPTDNNFAGIDACDSCKHGDLFETAQIGVRAQIQLLRVYADPTLEKIEQFAHPVALLHEPHLRGSGHSRTWYSLGGTWATGPNYGFHVYDIYMQILDLAERRARGETP, via the coding sequence GTGTTGTTCGTCGCGCTCGCGGTCTGTGTGAGCGGCGTCGCGGCGGCGTCGACGACCACGACGACGTCGACGACCACGACGACCACCACGACCACGCCGGGTTCGACCGTCCCGCCGGCGACCGCGCCCGCGCCGCCGACGAGCGTGGCGATCCTGCCGCCGCCGCCCCCGTTCCCGCCCGGTGACGACTTCGGCCGCCTCCTTCTCCAGCACCGCGCCGACGGCACCGCCGCGCTCGCGCAGGCGAACGTCGACATCTCGATGTGGACCGGTCAGGTCGCGACCGAGCAGGACAACGTCCGCGTCGCGCAGGACAAGCGCAACCAGGCGGTCGCACACGCGCACGCGGTCGTGCGCAAGCTCGTCGCGATCAAGAGCGAGATCAAGGTGCTCGCGGCGAACGCGTACATGCTCGGATCGAGCGTCGAGCTCACGGGCGCGCTGTCGTCGTTCGCATCGGCGAACGACATCGTCACGCTGCAACGCAACCTCACGCTCGTCCGCAGCTCACACGATCGCTTGCACGACCTCGTCGACTACGAGAAGCACGAGCAGGTGCGCGCGGCACGCGGGGTCGACGACGCGACCGAGGGCCTGAACGAGGCGACGTCGAAGTGGCAGGCTGCGCAGGGGAGCCTCGCTGCCGCGCAGCAACGCCAGGTCGACGCGACCGCGGAGCTCGCGCAGGCCGATCGCGACCAGCAACGCTTCTTCGACGACGCGACGACGTCGGCGAGCCCGATCATGGGCCCGACGCTGCTCACCGCCGACGACCTCGTCGCGTACATCGACTCGCTCCACCTGAAGCATCAGCCTCAGCTCACGGTGCCGATGCGCACGCTCGCGGGCTATTACATCTCCGAAGGCAAGGCGGAGGGCGTCCGCGGCGACGTCGCGTTCGCGCAGTCGGTCCTCGAGACCGGCGCGTTCACCTTCCCGGGTCACGGGCTCCTGATCCCGACCGACAACAACTTCGCGGGCATCGACGCGTGCGACAGCTGCAAGCACGGTGACCTGTTCGAGACCGCGCAGATCGGCGTGCGGGCGCAGATCCAGCTGTTGCGCGTCTACGCGGACCCGACGCTCGAGAAGATCGAGCAGTTCGCGCATCCTGTCGCGCTGCTGCACGAGCCTCACCTCCGCGGGTCCGGGCACTCGCGCACCTGGTACTCGCTCGGCGGCACGTGGGCGACCGGCCCGAACTACGGCTTCCACGTGTACGACATCTACATGCAGATCCTCGATCTCGCGGAGCGACGCGCGCGCGGCGAGACGCCGTAG
- a CDS encoding DUF4037 domain-containing protein, which yields MRARPESFVPGIELARSFYAEVVAPIVGVRPHAAALLGWGSDVLGLDTERSTDHGFGPRLQILLGDDHDPADAEELRRALDERLPAEHRGYPVRFEWDEVARQHHVSVESTGGLSRRIVGFDPRPSLDVFDWLTTPEQRLLELTRGAVFRDDLGELTRIRALLATHPDDVWLWLLACQWKRLAQEEPFVGRTAEVGDDLGSRVLAARLARDVMLLCFRIERVYAPYSKWFGSAFAQLDAAAEVGAALDRALRAGAYEDREAGLVDAYEAVARRHNALGVTAAVEPSARGFHSRPFRVIGAERFVDACLARVEDPALRALPLIGSVDQWSDNADLRSSPVVFRRGREMYGRRG from the coding sequence GTGCGAGCCCGACCAGAAAGCTTCGTGCCCGGGATCGAGCTCGCGCGGTCCTTCTACGCGGAGGTCGTCGCACCGATCGTCGGCGTGCGACCGCATGCGGCCGCGCTGCTGGGGTGGGGATCGGACGTGCTCGGCCTCGACACCGAGCGCTCGACCGATCACGGCTTCGGACCGCGCCTGCAGATCCTGCTCGGCGACGACCACGATCCTGCCGACGCGGAGGAGCTGCGACGCGCGCTCGACGAGCGGCTCCCCGCCGAGCACCGCGGCTACCCGGTGAGATTCGAGTGGGACGAGGTGGCGCGCCAACACCACGTGAGCGTCGAGAGCACGGGCGGGCTCTCGCGGCGGATCGTCGGCTTCGACCCGCGCCCGAGCCTCGACGTATTCGACTGGCTGACGACGCCCGAGCAGCGCCTGCTCGAGCTGACGCGCGGCGCGGTGTTCCGCGACGACCTCGGCGAGCTCACGCGCATCCGCGCGCTGCTGGCGACCCATCCCGACGACGTGTGGCTCTGGTTGCTCGCGTGTCAATGGAAGCGGCTCGCGCAAGAGGAGCCGTTCGTCGGGCGGACCGCGGAGGTCGGCGACGATCTCGGCAGCCGCGTCCTCGCCGCGCGTCTCGCGCGCGACGTGATGCTGCTGTGCTTCCGGATCGAGCGTGTGTACGCGCCCTACTCGAAGTGGTTCGGATCCGCGTTCGCGCAACTCGACGCGGCGGCGGAGGTCGGCGCCGCGCTCGATCGCGCGCTGCGCGCCGGCGCGTACGAGGATCGCGAAGCGGGGCTCGTCGACGCGTACGAGGCCGTCGCGCGCCGCCACAACGCGCTCGGCGTGACCGCCGCGGTCGAGCCTTCGGCGCGCGGGTTCCACTCGCGACCGTTCCGCGTCATCGGCGCCGAACGCTTCGTCGATGCCTGCCTCGCACGGGTCGAAGATCCGGCGCTGCGCGCATTGCCGCTGATCGGCTCGGTCGACCAGTGGTCCGACAACGCCGACCTGCGCTCGTCGCCGGTGGTGTTCCGCCGCGGACGCGAAATGTACGGCCGGAGGGGCTGA
- a CDS encoding ABC transporter ATP-binding protein: MASDPALISARALVKRFGSFVAVDGIDFDVQRGEAFGFLGPNGAGKSSTMRMIGCVSPVSGGELRILGLDPAADGPAIRGRLGVVPQDDTLDLELTVRENMIIYGRYFDLPRAVARERAARLLEFVQLSERANDKVDPLSGGMKRRLTIARSLINEPEVLLLDEPTTGLDPQARHVVWERLYQLKQQGVTLVLTTHYMDEAEQLCDRLVVMDKGRIAAEGSPRALIDQYSSREVLELRFAVGEQEAMAAKLAGIGDQVEPLPDRVLVYAHDGDAAAAAVHERHLVPESMLVRRATLEDVFLRLTGRTLVD; encoded by the coding sequence GTGGCATCCGACCCGGCGTTGATCTCGGCGCGCGCGCTCGTGAAGCGCTTCGGCAGCTTCGTCGCCGTCGACGGGATCGACTTCGACGTGCAGCGCGGCGAGGCGTTCGGCTTCCTCGGCCCGAACGGCGCGGGCAAGAGCTCGACGATGCGCATGATCGGTTGCGTCTCGCCCGTGAGTGGCGGCGAGCTACGCATCCTCGGACTCGATCCCGCGGCCGACGGACCCGCGATCCGCGGGCGCCTCGGTGTCGTGCCGCAGGACGACACGCTCGACCTCGAGCTCACGGTGCGCGAGAACATGATCATCTACGGCCGCTACTTCGACCTGCCGCGCGCGGTCGCGCGCGAGCGCGCGGCGCGGCTGCTCGAGTTCGTGCAGCTCTCCGAGCGCGCGAACGACAAGGTCGATCCTCTGTCGGGCGGGATGAAACGCCGGCTCACGATCGCGCGCTCGCTCATCAACGAACCCGAAGTCCTGCTGCTCGACGAGCCGACGACGGGACTCGATCCGCAGGCGCGTCACGTCGTGTGGGAGCGGCTGTACCAGCTGAAGCAACAGGGCGTCACGCTCGTGCTCACGACGCACTACATGGACGAAGCCGAGCAGCTCTGCGACCGGCTCGTCGTGATGGACAAGGGCCGCATTGCGGCCGAGGGCTCGCCGCGAGCGCTCATCGACCAGTACTCGTCGCGCGAGGTGCTCGAGCTGCGCTTCGCGGTGGGCGAGCAGGAGGCGATGGCCGCGAAGCTCGCGGGCATCGGCGATCAGGTCGAGCCGCTGCCCGACCGCGTGCTCGTGTACGCGCACGACGGCGACGCGGCCGCGGCCGCGGTGCACGAACGCCACCTCGTACCCGAGAGCATGCTCGTGCGCCGGGCCACGCTCGAGGACGTCTTCCTGCGGCTCACCGGCCGCACGCTGGTCGATTGA